A window from Mycobacterium saskatchewanense encodes these proteins:
- a CDS encoding acyl-ACP desaturase: MSAQLTDLQLLHELEPVVEKNLNRHITMHKPWNPHDYIPWSDGKNYYALGGQDWHPEESKLSDVAQVAMVQNLVTEDNLPSYHREIAMNMGMDGAWGQWVNRWTAEENRHGIALRDYLVVTRAVDPVELEKLRIEVVNRGFSPGQNHQGDYFANSLTDSVLYVSFQELATRISHRNTGKACNDPVADQLMAKISADENLHMIFYRDVSEAAFELAPNQAMKSLHLIISHFQMPGFQVPEFRRKAVLIAVGGVYDPRIHLDDVVMPILKKWRIFEREDFTGEGAKLRDDLALLVEELEQACDKFEVSKQRQLDREARTGKKTTAFELHKTAGKLAMSRR, from the coding sequence ATGTCAGCCCAGCTGACCGACCTACAGCTGTTGCACGAACTTGAGCCGGTCGTCGAGAAGAACCTCAACCGGCACATCACCATGCATAAGCCCTGGAATCCGCACGACTACATCCCGTGGTCCGACGGCAAGAACTACTACGCCCTCGGCGGCCAGGACTGGCACCCCGAGGAGAGCAAGCTGTCGGACGTCGCCCAGGTGGCGATGGTGCAGAACCTCGTCACCGAGGACAACCTTCCGTCGTACCACCGCGAGATCGCGATGAACATGGGCATGGACGGCGCCTGGGGCCAGTGGGTCAACCGGTGGACCGCCGAGGAGAACCGCCACGGCATCGCGCTGCGCGACTATCTGGTGGTGACCCGCGCGGTCGACCCCGTCGAGCTCGAAAAGCTGCGCATCGAGGTCGTCAACCGCGGCTTCAGCCCGGGGCAGAACCACCAGGGCGACTACTTTGCCAACAGCCTCACCGACTCGGTCCTCTACGTCAGCTTCCAGGAACTCGCCACCCGGATCTCGCACCGCAACACCGGCAAGGCCTGCAATGACCCGGTCGCCGACCAGCTGATGGCGAAGATCTCGGCTGACGAAAACCTGCACATGATCTTCTACCGCGACGTCAGCGAGGCCGCGTTCGAACTCGCCCCCAACCAGGCGATGAAGTCCCTGCACCTGATCATCAGCCATTTCCAGATGCCCGGCTTCCAGGTGCCCGAGTTCCGGCGCAAGGCCGTGCTGATCGCCGTCGGGGGCGTCTACGACCCGCGCATCCACCTCGACGACGTCGTCATGCCGATCCTGAAGAAGTGGCGCATCTTCGAGCGCGAGGACTTCACCGGTGAGGGCGCCAAGCTGCGCGACGACCTCGCGTTGCTGGTCGAAGAACTCGAGCAGGCCTGCGACAAGTTCGAGGTCTCCAAGCAGCGCCAGCTCGACCGGGAGGCCCGCACCGGCAAGAAGACGACGGCCTTCGAGCTGCACAAGACCGCAGGCAAGCTGGCCATGAGTCGCCGGTAA
- the dusB gene encoding tRNA dihydrouridine synthase DusB codes for MRIGSITLASPVVLAPMAGVTNVAFRTLCRELEQSKVGTVSGLYVCEMVTARALIERHPVTMHMTTFAPDESPRSLQLYTVDPATTYAAARMIADENLADHIDMNFGCPVPKVTKRGGGAALPFKRRLFGQIVAAAVRATEGTRIPVTVKFRVGIDDEHHTHLDAGRIAEAEGAAAVALHARTAAQRYSGTADWEQIARLKQEVRTIPVLGNGDIYDASDALAMMASTGCDGVVIGRGCLGRPWLFAELSAAFTGSPPPTPPTLGEVADIVRRHGELLVAHFGEDKGMRDIRKHVAWYLHGFPAGSELRRDLAMVKTLDQLDSLLDRLDRTVAFPDAATGPRGRQGSPARVALPEGWLADPDDCTVPSGADVMHSGG; via the coding sequence TTGCGCATCGGTTCGATCACGCTCGCCAGCCCGGTCGTGCTGGCCCCGATGGCGGGCGTAACCAACGTCGCATTCCGCACGCTGTGCCGCGAATTGGAGCAGTCCAAGGTCGGCACGGTCAGCGGTCTGTATGTCTGCGAGATGGTGACCGCACGGGCGCTCATCGAGCGCCACCCGGTCACCATGCACATGACGACGTTCGCGCCGGACGAGTCGCCGCGCTCGCTGCAGCTCTACACCGTCGATCCGGCGACCACGTACGCCGCCGCGCGGATGATTGCCGACGAGAACCTGGCGGACCACATCGACATGAACTTCGGCTGCCCGGTGCCCAAGGTGACCAAGCGCGGGGGCGGGGCGGCGCTGCCGTTCAAGCGGCGCCTGTTCGGGCAGATCGTTGCCGCTGCGGTCCGTGCCACCGAGGGCACCCGCATACCGGTGACCGTCAAGTTCCGCGTCGGCATCGACGACGAACACCACACCCACCTGGACGCCGGCCGCATCGCCGAAGCCGAGGGCGCGGCCGCGGTGGCGCTGCACGCGCGCACGGCGGCGCAGCGGTACTCCGGCACCGCCGACTGGGAGCAGATCGCGCGGCTCAAGCAGGAGGTGCGCACGATTCCGGTGCTCGGGAACGGCGACATCTACGACGCCAGTGACGCGCTGGCGATGATGGCCAGCACCGGATGCGACGGCGTCGTCATCGGGCGTGGTTGCCTCGGCCGCCCGTGGCTGTTCGCCGAGCTGTCGGCGGCGTTCACCGGTAGCCCGCCCCCCACACCGCCCACGCTCGGCGAGGTCGCCGACATCGTCCGCCGGCACGGCGAACTGCTCGTCGCGCATTTCGGCGAAGACAAGGGCATGCGCGACATTCGCAAGCACGTCGCCTGGTACCTGCACGGCTTCCCCGCCGGATCCGAGCTGCGCCGGGACCTGGCGATGGTCAAGACCCTCGATCAGCTCGACTCCCTGCTGGATCGGCTGGACCGCACCGTCGCGTTCCCCGATGCGGCGACCGGGCCGCGGGGACGGCAAGGCTCGCCGGCGCGCGTGGCCCTACCCGAGGGGTGGCTGGCTGACCCGGACGATTGCACCGTGCCGTCGGGGGCGGACGTGATGCACTCCGGCGGCTGA
- a CDS encoding LCP family protein has translation MGDGGHDATLDRQRASGAGNGEAPGPQPTVAAPWERFAEPSVDHDLHRWQAEPVADTPAGPVEPEATDAEKAGCHTDGALTVAELIAKIGAPAPKPSGHRHVTADEDPAADAPEVPVELQDTQVIDAVPYSLAVVSELPDLGAVNYPGDDEPETDQARPRRGLRKCDRRSSPPGASDSADAQPGHRRRPILIAGRSLAALFAVLAVAMTGGAWQWSTSKNARLNTISALDPHSADIRDPGGQYGDEDFLIVGMDSRAGENANMGAGDSDDAGGARSDTVMLVNIPANRKRVVAVSFPRDLAITPIQCEAWNPDTGKYGPVYDEKRGTFGPKMVYTETKLNSTFSFGGPKCLVKEIQKLSGLSINRFIAVDFAGFARMVDALGGVEVCTKTPLHDYELGTVLEHAGRQVLDGPTALNYVRARQVTTETNGDYGRIKRQQLFLSSLLRSLISEETLLDPNKLNNVVNLFISDTYVDNVKTKDLVELGQSLQGMAAGHMTFVTVPTGVTDQNGDEPPRMADMRALFDAIINDDPLPEENDQNAKPLGGTSPSSGPTKAPTTKATPSPAPEAQHEQVTTTTPGEVTVRVSNATAQSGLAANATSQLKRNGFNVMTPDDYPSSVNTTTVLFSPGNEQAAATVASSFANAKVQRVSGYGQVVQVVLGPDFNAVAAPAPSGSSISMQIERGAGSAPVKLPEDLTVTNAADTTCE, from the coding sequence ATGGGTGACGGCGGGCACGACGCCACTCTTGACCGTCAGCGCGCATCGGGCGCCGGTAACGGCGAAGCTCCGGGCCCGCAGCCCACGGTGGCCGCTCCGTGGGAACGGTTCGCCGAGCCATCGGTCGACCACGACCTGCACCGTTGGCAGGCCGAGCCCGTCGCCGACACCCCCGCCGGGCCGGTCGAACCCGAGGCGACCGACGCCGAGAAGGCCGGGTGTCACACCGACGGCGCGCTGACCGTCGCGGAGCTGATCGCCAAAATCGGCGCCCCTGCCCCTAAGCCCTCCGGCCATCGCCACGTGACCGCTGACGAGGACCCGGCCGCGGACGCTCCGGAGGTGCCGGTCGAGCTACAGGACACCCAGGTGATCGACGCGGTGCCCTATTCGCTGGCCGTCGTCTCGGAGCTGCCCGACCTCGGCGCGGTCAACTACCCGGGCGACGACGAGCCGGAAACCGACCAGGCCAGGCCTCGCCGGGGATTGAGGAAATGCGATCGGCGGTCGTCACCTCCGGGCGCATCCGACAGCGCCGATGCGCAGCCCGGCCACCGCCGCCGTCCCATCCTGATCGCCGGACGGTCTCTTGCGGCCCTGTTCGCGGTCCTGGCCGTGGCCATGACGGGCGGAGCCTGGCAGTGGAGCACGTCGAAGAACGCCCGACTCAACACGATCAGCGCGCTCGACCCGCATTCGGCCGACATCCGCGACCCGGGTGGCCAGTACGGTGACGAGGACTTTCTGATCGTCGGCATGGATTCCCGGGCCGGGGAGAACGCCAACATGGGCGCCGGGGACAGCGACGACGCCGGGGGCGCCCGGTCGGACACCGTGATGCTGGTGAACATCCCGGCAAACCGCAAACGGGTCGTCGCGGTGTCTTTCCCGCGCGACCTGGCCATCACGCCGATCCAGTGTGAAGCGTGGAACCCCGACACCGGCAAGTACGGGCCCGTCTACGACGAGAAAAGGGGCACGTTCGGGCCGAAGATGGTCTACACGGAGACCAAGCTGAACTCGACCTTCTCCTTCGGCGGCCCGAAATGTCTGGTGAAAGAGATCCAGAAGCTGTCCGGCTTGAGCATCAACCGGTTCATCGCGGTGGACTTTGCCGGCTTCGCCCGCATGGTCGACGCACTCGGCGGCGTCGAGGTGTGCACCAAAACCCCGCTGCACGACTATGAGCTGGGCACCGTCCTAGAACACGCGGGACGGCAGGTCCTCGACGGGCCAACGGCGCTGAACTACGTCCGTGCCCGTCAGGTCACCACGGAAACCAACGGTGATTACGGACGTATCAAGCGTCAGCAGCTGTTCCTGTCGTCGCTGTTGAGGTCCCTCATCTCCGAGGAGACCTTGTTGGATCCCAACAAGCTGAACAACGTCGTCAACCTGTTCATCAGCGACACCTACGTGGACAACGTCAAAACCAAGGACCTGGTCGAGCTCGGGCAATCGCTGCAGGGCATGGCGGCCGGGCACATGACGTTCGTGACCGTGCCGACCGGGGTGACCGACCAGAACGGCGACGAGCCGCCGCGGATGGCCGACATGCGGGCCCTCTTCGACGCCATCATCAACGACGACCCGCTTCCCGAGGAGAACGACCAGAACGCCAAGCCGCTGGGCGGCACCAGCCCGAGCTCAGGTCCAACGAAGGCGCCCACCACCAAGGCGACGCCCAGTCCCGCTCCCGAAGCCCAGCACGAGCAGGTCACGACGACCACGCCGGGCGAGGTCACCGTGCGGGTATCCAACGCGACCGCGCAGAGCGGTCTCGCGGCCAACGCGACGAGCCAGCTCAAGCGCAACGGCTTCAACGTGATGACGCCGGACGATTACCCGAGCTCGGTGAATACGACGACGGTCCTGTTCTCGCCGGGCAACGAGCAGGCCGCGGCCACGGTGGCGTCCTCGTTCGCCAACGCGAAGGTTCAGCGGGTGTCCGGCTACGGGCAGGTGGTCCAGGTGGTGCTCGGCCCCGACTTCAATGCGGTGGCCGCCCCCGCACCCAGCGGGTCATCGATCAGCATGCAGATCGAACGCGGCGCCGGCAGCGCCCCGGTCAAGCTCCCCGAGGACCTCACGGTCACCAATGCCGCCGACACCACCTGCGAGTAG
- the phoU gene encoding phosphate signaling complex protein PhoU: MRTAYHEQLDELSERLGEMCGLAGIAMERATQALLQADLVLAEQVITDHEKIATLSARAEESAFVLLALQAPVAGDLRSIVSAIQMVADIDRMGALALHVAKIARRRHPQHALPEEVNGYFAEMGRVAVDLGNSAQEVVLSRDPEKAARIRDEDDAMDDLHRHLFSVLMDREWKHGVAAAVDVTLLGRFYERFADHAVEVARRVIFQATGSLPEDDANPASR; the protein is encoded by the coding sequence ATGCGGACCGCTTATCATGAGCAGCTCGACGAGTTGTCCGAGCGGCTCGGCGAGATGTGCGGGCTCGCCGGGATCGCCATGGAGCGCGCCACCCAAGCCCTGCTACAGGCCGACCTCGTGCTGGCCGAGCAGGTCATCACCGACCACGAGAAGATCGCGACACTGAGCGCCCGCGCCGAAGAGAGCGCGTTCGTGCTGCTCGCGCTGCAGGCGCCGGTCGCCGGCGACCTCAGGTCCATCGTGAGCGCCATCCAGATGGTCGCCGACATCGACCGGATGGGCGCGCTGGCGCTGCACGTCGCCAAGATCGCGCGCCGGCGGCACCCCCAACATGCGCTGCCCGAAGAGGTCAACGGCTATTTCGCCGAAATGGGCCGAGTCGCAGTCGATTTGGGAAACAGCGCGCAAGAGGTCGTACTGTCCCGCGACCCCGAGAAGGCCGCACGGATCCGCGACGAAGACGACGCCATGGACGATCTGCACCGGCACCTGTTCTCGGTGCTGATGGACCGGGAGTGGAAGCACGGCGTTGCGGCCGCGGTCGACGTGACGCTGCTGGGCCGCTTCTACGAGCGCTTCGCCGACCACGCCGTCGAGGTCGCGCGGCGCGTCATCTTCCAGGCGACCGGCAGCCTTCCCGAAGACGACGCCAATCCCGCGTCGCGGTAG
- the pstB gene encoding phosphate ABC transporter ATP-binding protein PstB: MAKRLDLKSVDIYYGSFKAVADVTLSVLPRSVTAFIGPSGCGKTTVLRTLNRMHEVVPGARVEGSVLLDDEDIYGPGVDPVGVRRAIGMVFQRPNPFPAMSIGDNVVAGLKLQGVRNRKLLAETTEQSLRGANLWDEVKDRLDRPGGGLSGGQQQRLCIARAIAVQPDVLLMDEPCSALDPISTMAIEDLISELKQNYTIVIVTHNMQQAARVSDMTAFFNLEATGKPGRLVELDDTEKIFSNPSQKATEDYISGRFG, translated from the coding sequence GTGGCCAAGAGGTTGGACCTCAAGAGCGTCGACATCTACTACGGGTCGTTCAAGGCCGTAGCGGATGTGACGCTGTCGGTTCTGCCCCGCAGTGTGACGGCTTTCATCGGCCCGTCGGGGTGCGGCAAGACGACCGTGCTGCGCACCCTGAACCGGATGCACGAGGTGGTCCCCGGCGCGCGGGTCGAGGGCAGCGTGCTGCTCGACGACGAGGACATCTATGGCCCCGGTGTGGACCCCGTCGGGGTGCGCCGCGCGATCGGGATGGTGTTCCAGCGGCCAAACCCGTTCCCCGCCATGTCGATTGGTGACAACGTGGTGGCCGGGTTGAAGCTGCAAGGTGTCCGCAACCGCAAGCTGCTCGCAGAGACGACCGAACAGTCACTCCGCGGGGCCAACCTGTGGGACGAGGTCAAGGATCGCCTGGACAGGCCCGGAGGCGGGCTGTCGGGCGGTCAGCAGCAGCGACTCTGCATCGCGCGGGCCATCGCCGTCCAACCCGACGTGTTGCTGATGGACGAGCCATGCTCGGCGCTTGACCCGATCTCCACGATGGCCATCGAGGACCTGATCAGCGAGCTCAAACAGAACTACACGATCGTCATCGTGACCCACAACATGCAGCAGGCCGCACGGGTGAGCGATATGACGGCATTCTTCAACCTGGAGGCCACGGGTAAGCCCGGCCGCCTGGTTGAGCTCGACGACACCGAGAAGATCTTCTCCAACCCGAGCCAGAAGGCGACGGAGGACTACATCTCCGGCCGCTTCGGCTGA
- the pstS gene encoding phosphate ABC transporter substrate-binding protein PstS, whose protein sequence is MRLVGEGRALAPAVLALVMALGGGTTVACGIDGSRRGASLTAAPGSVGPPACGGKNTLTAEGSTGQQHALAMFNQVWGKYCAAKSVSYKATGSGAGREQFIAGHVDFAASDSPLVADQIGPAAKRCEGNPAWDLPVVFEPVALVYNLPGVPGLVVSSDALARILTGRITTWNDSILAALNPGVALPDTRIVPIYRSDSSGTTDNVQKYLTAAAPQSWAKGVGTDFLGGVGDGAPGSDGVVAAVRATPGALGYVEKGLADQAGVPYARIATSGGVIPLTDETAAAGVRAATFVADGDDLVLDLNPMYSSQEAGAYPLVPAGYEIVCSKGYDADTAGAVKSFLTAAAGDGQATLSSAGYVPLPDNVKQRLVTAIDAMQ, encoded by the coding sequence GTGAGACTCGTTGGGGAGGGTAGGGCGCTGGCCCCCGCGGTTTTGGCGTTGGTGATGGCGCTCGGCGGCGGGACGACGGTGGCGTGCGGGATCGACGGGAGCCGGCGCGGTGCCTCGCTGACGGCCGCGCCCGGATCCGTTGGGCCGCCGGCCTGCGGCGGCAAGAACACCCTGACCGCCGAAGGGTCGACCGGCCAGCAGCACGCGCTCGCCATGTTCAACCAGGTGTGGGGCAAGTACTGCGCGGCCAAGAGCGTCTCGTACAAGGCCACCGGCTCCGGTGCCGGTCGTGAGCAGTTCATCGCCGGCCACGTCGATTTCGCGGCGTCGGACTCGCCGCTGGTGGCGGATCAGATCGGACCGGCCGCCAAACGCTGCGAGGGCAATCCGGCGTGGGACCTGCCCGTCGTGTTCGAGCCCGTCGCGCTGGTCTACAACCTGCCGGGCGTCCCGGGCTTGGTGGTCAGCAGCGATGCCCTGGCCAGGATTCTCACCGGCCGGATCACGACCTGGAACGATTCCATCCTGGCGGCGCTCAATCCCGGCGTAGCGCTGCCCGACACCAGGATCGTGCCGATCTATCGGTCAGACTCGTCGGGGACGACCGACAACGTGCAGAAGTATCTGACCGCGGCGGCGCCGCAGAGCTGGGCCAAGGGGGTGGGCACCGACTTCCTGGGCGGCGTCGGTGACGGCGCGCCCGGGTCGGATGGGGTCGTCGCGGCCGTGCGCGCCACCCCGGGTGCGCTCGGGTACGTCGAGAAGGGTTTGGCCGACCAGGCCGGCGTGCCCTACGCCCGGATCGCGACCAGCGGCGGTGTGATTCCGCTCACCGATGAGACGGCGGCCGCCGGCGTCAGGGCTGCCACGTTCGTCGCCGACGGCGACGACCTGGTGCTGGACCTCAACCCCATGTACAGCAGTCAGGAAGCGGGCGCCTATCCGTTGGTCCCGGCCGGCTACGAAATCGTCTGCTCGAAGGGTTACGACGCTGATACCGCCGGCGCGGTCAAGTCGTTCCTCACCGCGGCCGCCGGCGACGGGCAGGCCACCCTGTCGTCGGCGGGTTATGTTCCGCTGCCAGATAATGTCAAGCAGCGGCTCGTCACTGCCATCGACGCGATGCAGTGA